A region of the Myxococcus stipitatus DSM 14675 genome:
GCCCCGAGCGCACTGCACTCGATGCATTCGTGAGGTATGGTGCGCGCCGTGTCCACCCTGAGACGCTTCCGCCTGCTCGTGCCCGCCCTCCTCGTGAGCGTCATGTCGGGCTGCCTGCCCTTCGACCAGGACGGGGGCGACTACGTCTTCACTCCCGTGGAGATCTTCCGCGACGAGTGCGGCCTCTTCCCCGCCAACCAGGACAAGTTCCACGGCACCCTCCAAGTCACCGGACGTGTCGTCCGCCTGGACATGGCGCTGCTCGACACCCAGCTCATCGGCTACTTCCTCGCGGAGGGGGACGACTTCTCCATCGACGGCAACGTGGTGAACGCGGTGGCCTCGGTCCGAGGCCAGGAGTGCCGGCTGGACGAGGCGAGCATCCACATCGACGCGACGACGCAGTGCCGCACGGGCTTCGACGGCGTGATGCGCGTGCGCTACGAGACCGAGCAGCGGCCGGCCGAATGCACCTGCGAGCTGTGGATGCGTTTTGAAGCCGTCAAGGAAGCCAAACGCTGCGAATAGCCGCTTGAGCCCGGCCGCGTGGGTTCCTAGAACAGAGGGGCTGTCGCCCATTCTGCGGAGGAGCCCATGGCTGAAACGCAGCACGAGATTGTCTCGGTCCTCAACGAGGCCCGCGTCTTCCCCCCGCCCGAGGCGTTCTCCCGGCGCGCGCACCTGCGGAGCATGGAGGACTATCAGCGGCTCTGGGACGAAGCCGCGCGCAATCCCGACAAGTACTGGGGGGACCGGGCCCGCGAGGAGCTCTACTGGAAGGAGCCCTTCCAGACGGTGCTCGACTGGAAGCCGCCGCACGCGCGCTGGTTCGTCGAGGGCCGCACCAACCTGGCCTACAACTGTCTGGACCGGCACCTCGCCACGCGCCGCGACAAGCCCGCCATCCTCTTCGAGGGCGAGCCCGGAGACCGCCGCGCCGTCACCTACGGTGAGCTGTCGGTCGAGGTGAACCGCCTGGCCAACGGCCTCAAGTCGCTGGGCATCAAGAAGGGCGACCGCGTGGGCATCTACCTGCCCATGGTGCCCGAGGCCGTGGTGGCCATGCTGGCGTGCGCGCGCATCGGCGCGGTGCACTCGGTGGTGTTCGGTGGCTTCTCCGCCGAGGCGCTCCAGGAGCGCATGAACGACGCGGGCGCCAAGGTGGTGCTCACCGCGGACGGAGGCTGGCGCAAGGGCGCCGTGGTGCCGCTCCTGAAGAACGTGGAGCAGGCGCTCGGGAACATGCCCTCCGTGGAGATGGTGGTCGTGGCGCGGCGCACGTCGACGGACGCGCCCGCGCTGCCCGGCCCTCGCTACCTGGCGTGGGACGCGCTGGTGAAGGGCCAGTCCGACGTGTGCGAGCCCGAGTGGGTGGAGAGCGAGCACCCGCTGTTCATCCTCTACACCTCCGGCTCCACCGGGAAGCCCAAGGGCGTGCTGCACACCACCGCGGGCTTCGCGATGAACGCGTCGCTCACCACGCGCTGGGTGTTCGACCTGCGCGAGGATGACATCTACTGGTGCACCGCCGACGTGGGCTGGGTGACGGGGCACAGCTATGTCGTCTACGGGCCGCTGATGAACGGCGTGACGACCATCGTCTACGAAGGCGCGCCCACGCACCCGGGGCCGGACCGCTTCTGGGACATCATCGAGCGCTACAAGGCCACCATCCTCTACACCGCGCCCACCGCCATCCGCGCCTTCATGCGGCTGGGGGATGACATCCCGCGCAAGAAGGATTTGTCCTCGCTGCGCCTGCTGGGCAGCGTGGGGGAGCCCATCAACCCCGAGGCGTGGATGTGGTACCGCGACGTCATCGGCCAGGGCCGCTGCCCCGTCGTGGACACGTGGTGGCAGACCGAGACGGGCTCCATCATGATTTCACCGCTGCCCGGGGCCACGCCGACGAAGCCGGGCTCGGCGACGCTGCCGTTGCCGGGCATCCACGCCGAGATCCTGGACCGGCAGGGCAACACGGTGCCGCGAGGGCAGGGGGGCTTGCTCTTCATCACCCGCCCGTGGCCCTCCATGCTGCGCACCGTGTACGGCGACCCGGAGCGCTACACGCGCACGTACTTCAGCGAGCTGCCCGGCAAGTACTTCACCGG
Encoded here:
- the acs gene encoding acetate--CoA ligase, with the protein product MAETQHEIVSVLNEARVFPPPEAFSRRAHLRSMEDYQRLWDEAARNPDKYWGDRAREELYWKEPFQTVLDWKPPHARWFVEGRTNLAYNCLDRHLATRRDKPAILFEGEPGDRRAVTYGELSVEVNRLANGLKSLGIKKGDRVGIYLPMVPEAVVAMLACARIGAVHSVVFGGFSAEALQERMNDAGAKVVLTADGGWRKGAVVPLLKNVEQALGNMPSVEMVVVARRTSTDAPALPGPRYLAWDALVKGQSDVCEPEWVESEHPLFILYTSGSTGKPKGVLHTTAGFAMNASLTTRWVFDLREDDIYWCTADVGWVTGHSYVVYGPLMNGVTTIVYEGAPTHPGPDRFWDIIERYKATILYTAPTAIRAFMRLGDDIPRKKDLSSLRLLGSVGEPINPEAWMWYRDVIGQGRCPVVDTWWQTETGSIMISPLPGATPTKPGSATLPLPGIHAEILDRQGNTVPRGQGGLLFITRPWPSMLRTVYGDPERYTRTYFSELPGKYFTGDGARTDADGYFWLMGRVDDVVNVAGHRLGTAEVESALVAHPRVSEAAVVGRPDDLKGTALVAFVTLKNGNAPSAELKKELAQHVSKEIGAIARPDEIRFAEGLPKTRSGKIMRRLLRDVAAGKKSSQDTTTLEDLNVLAALQQNEE